The sequence below is a genomic window from Eubalaena glacialis isolate mEubGla1 chromosome 13, mEubGla1.1.hap2.+ XY, whole genome shotgun sequence.
ttttttttaattaattaattaattaattaattatttattttatttttggctgtgttgggtcttcgtttctgtgcgagggccttctccagttgcggcaagtgggggccactcctcatcgcggtacgcgggcctctcaccgtcgcggcctctcccgctgcggagcacaggctccagacgcgcaggctcagcaactgtggctcacgggcccagatgctccgcggcatgcgggatcctcccagaccagggctcgaacccgtgtcccctgcattggcaggcagactctcaaccactgcgccaccagggaagccccggcaggcggattcttaacctctgtgccaccagggaagccctctaaagCCTTTTCTAGGCTATTCCAAGCCCTCCCTGATCCTCTCCGCTTTTGACCTGACAACTGGGCAGTTTGGGGgcttttttttgcgggggggggattgttgttgttttctcagGGATAAGCAGGCTTCTCCGTAAAGGGCCAgacggtaaatattttaggctctgtgggcCAGCCTCTGTCACAGCCACTCAGCTCTGCTGGTGCAAGGCAAAAGAAGCCGCAGACAAGATGAcaacaaatgagcatggctgtgttccaataaaactttatttacaagaacACGCGgttgggctggatttggcccacaggccgaCTTTGCTGCCCCTGCTAGAGATGGTCTTTGACTGTTGCTGTTATTTCACGAGATTCTCTCCTCAGTCACGTTTTAAGCACCTTGGGAACACGACCGTGTGTTGCTTTCTGGAACACCTCTCCCAACATCTGCCTTCCTCACTCCCTCAACATTTCCTAACTGGTGTCAGGGTGCTGTGATGTTATACTACTCTTTAAACCAGATGCGAAGGATCTGGAATACTCACCACTTAGTACCCTGTCCATATCGGCGAGGGTTATTTTATGGTGATGGAATTTGCAATCTTTTAGAAACCTCCAGAATTGAAGCTTTGTCATCAGAAAGGTGTTATCCAGAGAGTGATCACATCCTAGGCTGCTGTAAAAGCTATAGATTCTTCTTAATTCTGTAATATTTCTTAAGATAGCATATTCTACCTGAAAAGGGAAAGCCATACATATCTTCATCTTACCTGATAAGAGCAAAGGTAAAAGAAAACCTATTTTCTAAATTAAACGAGGTAACACATGCAATAGCATTTACCTCAATAAACGTTATATTCTCCCCACCCATCCCCAGGTCAGTAAAGTGCAATTCCTGAGTAAGAGTAGAAAGACATGCTGTTATCTGGACAGTGGAATTACTTTCATACTGCTCTGTCCAATCCTATACTGTTTCATCCTATCTCAACGACAGCGATAAAATTCTTTTGTCTACAGATCGATATCCCTCAtggacacagacacaaaaatcttcaacaaaatatgagcaaaccaggatattccctggcggtccagaggttaggactccacacttccactgccgggggcctgggtttgatccctagtcgggaaacagatctcacaagccacgcagcatggccaaaaataaataattaattaatttaaaaattctttaaaaataaaagacattcaatACATGACAGCAGTCATCAACTGCATCTTCCCAGGACTGTGGAGAGTCTGCTAATGTTTTAGCCCGAAATATAAATTTCTAACAATACAGAAGGTTTTTACCTGCTTCTTTTCTTCTGGTTGGTCTCTCTCCGGGTACATTTTCAGCAACAAACTGAGATCCAGCTCGATGCTCGAGCCTAACGTGGAATTACTTTCACTGCCATCAAGCTTTCTGATGATTTCTAGCAGATGAGGACAAACATACAggataaatgtgaaaaacaatgttaaaatatttcaatgtcATGTCAAAATGATTTTCTGCAGAAGTGTGACACAGGAGTATTCAAAAACCTATAAGAAAGCAGTTGCTCACAGGAAACTTGTGTTTTCTGAAATATTAGGTGTATTTTCGATGCGATGTTACACATTAATTTGCCTTTAGCTGACAGGTGGACGCTCCCTACCGGCACTGATGGAAGATCTGCGATACTGGTTCCTGAGGGCAGATTCTGGAGTCGTGTCCTGGTAGCTGGTCAGTTCACCTTCAAGATTTGGAAACTCTGCTAGGTGGTCATTGGAAAATGGGCCATCATACACACGCCCATTCTTAAAAGTTAATCGGCCctgcagagagaaaaataactttttgcaGCTTAGGAAAAGCGTTTTTAGAAAACCattggtagggacttccctggtggtccagtggttaagaatcccccttccagtgcaggggacgtgggttcgatccctggttggggaactaagatcccacatgctgtggggcaactaagcccgagcgctccagagactgcgtgccacaactagagagcccgtgtgtcccaactactaagcccgcgtgccctggagcctgcgtgccacaactaggacccaatgcagccaaataaataaataaatattttttttaaattatagaaaaagaaaaccattggTAAACGTACATCAATATCTTTTTCAAGGGTTTGGAGGCTTCTGTTTGCTTGTTAAGATCTGCACTTAGGGCttaccctggtggcacagtggttgagagtctgcctgccaatgcaggggacacgggttcgagccctggtctgggaagatcccacatgccgcggagcaactgggcccgtgagccacaattactgagcctgcacgtctggagcctgtgctccgcaacaagagaggccgcgatagtgagaggcccgcgcaccgcgatgaagagtggcccccgctcgccgcaactagagaaagcccttgcacagaaacgaagacccaacagagccaaaaattaattaattaattaattaatttaaaaaaaaaaaaaaaaagatctgcacTTAGTCCACATATAGTCAGGCTCCTGGAGTCTCTTGTCACCGTGTAGATCCTCTCCTCTTCCCGatcccccttctctcccctcactGTATCTGCCCCACAACCCCTCCCCAACAACTTTAAGCACCCCTAGGTCACAGAATGTGGCTTATTAAATATGCTGATGACCAGCAGAGGTGCCTATCACAGAATGGGGACTCCCTTGGTATTTATCAAACCCAGGCCAGTGGTTGGTCTGACTCAAAGGTGGGCAAATGACCCCCAGTTCAGCTCAGTGAGGCTAAAGATGTTTGTGGAAAACTTCTCCAAAAAgagtttcttctctccttctactTAGTGGGGTATGTAGATGTGAAGCCTGGAACCACAGCAGCCATGTTGCAGTCATAAGGGAGGGCAGCATAATTGTGAAGCTGACATGGTAggagacatggatggatggaggagAAACCCTGACGTCATGGAGCTGCTGAATCAAACCAACACTGAAACCCACATTATTCTTTATCATTTATGGAAGATTAAGTtagattttctgttacttgcaaccaaaaccaccctaacatacacacacacaccagactaATTATATAGCCTCTAAATACAAAGGAAATTGATATGttagaagttattttaaaatttatgtaatcATCTTAACAAAACAGTAAGTTATCCTATGCAAAATGGATAATGCACTTTACTAGACAGAGGATGACATGCCTTTACataatctttaaaatgtaatctTCACAGGTCTGTACTCACCATGCCATGTTTTTTATTGGCAACCCATTCTCCTTCATACATGGCTCCACTGGCATAGTAGAACTTTCCATGGCCATGACGGTATCCATTCACAAACTCTCCTACGTATTCATTTCTCAAAGGATACTGGGAGTAGGGGATTCTCTTTAGAAACCATGTGTGTGTGCCAAAACCATtctgaaaagaaagcaaatttcCATGAGAAATGCTCAAAATGTTTCCTCTTTTTACGCAAATCCATTTAAAATTAGGTATGAATCAAATACAGGGACTCATTTGAAGGGGCAAAGAGCATGCGTGATGGAGTCTCACAGACTTGGGTTCAGCCTCAGCTCAGTTATTTACAAACCAGCCCTTTGACATAAGGCTAATTAGTTAAGTCCTCTGGGTCTCATCTGTAAAGGGAAATAACACCTACCACAGGTTGGATGTAATAATTGAAAATGGTGTATTTAAAGTGCCTggcttaatattattttaaattttaattatttttaacatacagATTGATAAAAATATTCCCTCCTCAATCCCACATTCCAGAGGTAACCACTAGTTGGGTTTGAAATTCATCTCTGTTTTCCCCATGCACATACAATCATACTAAAtcaacatattatatacatatataaagacaTACACAATTTTTTCAACAATGGAATGTTTCTATATAtacaccattctttttttttttttttaaatcctatctGACTTTATTCATTGTTACACAAGCTTAGACAGCTTGGATATATATACCATTCTGTAAATTCTGGGTATAtactgaagagaaatgaaagaagggaatCGAACAAACAAtgtgtacactcatgttcatagcaacatttgCAACAGccgaaaggtggaagcaacccaggtgtctGTTGAGGAATGAAtagacaaaatgtggtccatccatacaacggaatatgattcagccttaaaagggaaggaaattctgacacatgcttacagcatggatgaaccttgaagacagtatgctaagtgaaataggctactcaaaaaaggacaaaaactaTATGATTTTACTTAGATGAGGTATCTAGAATAGTCAcattcacagagacagacagtagaatggtgggtgccaggggctggggggaggaggaagtggggagttattgtttaataggtacagagtctcagttttgcaaggtgaaaagaATTCTGTGGATGGATGGCGGTGACGGCTGAacacagtgtgaatgtacttagcaCTGaactatatacatttaaaaatggttaagatggtaagttatatgtatattttaccaccattaaaattaaaaagaaaacaaagttggagTGGCCATATTCATATCAGAAAAAGTAGagctcagagaaataaaaatcaccagGGTTAAAGAATgacattataaaattataaaaagggTCAACTCaccaggaagacataacaatcctaaatgtgtatacaCATAACAACAAActgtcaaaatatatgaagcaaaaactaatagatctgaaaggagaaatagacaaatccacaactaTACTTGGATACTTAAACATGCTTCTCTCAGAAATGGATAGAAAAAGTTGACAGAAAATGAGTAATGATATAGAAGatctgaacaacactatcaaccaacttgatcTAACTGATATCTATAGAAAACTCCACTCAACCAAATCAGAAATACATGTAACATTCACCAAAATAGACCAAAATAAACCTCAACATACTGAAAAGAAATGCAATTATAGacagtatgttctctgaccacagtggaattaaacacacaaaaaaacagtagaaaagtaTCTGGGAAAATACCCAAAtatctgaaaattaaacaacatacttcaaaataatttataggCCAAAGAGAAAGTCatggggaaattagaaaatattttgaactgaacaaaacttaaaaaacataATATATCAAAATAAGTGGGATACAGATAAAGCAGTGCTAACAGGAAAAATTGTAGTATTAAATGTTtacattaggaaaaaagaaatgtctcaaatcaataaagcaTCCATACAACTCTaggaaaagagcaaattaaacccaaagcatGCAGAAGGAAGGTAATAACAAGAATAGATATcagttattttgaaaaacatcaaagaaaacaaaactaaaactggCTCTTTGATCATTTTAATGAAACTGATCCATCTCTAGCAAGACtgatgaaggagagagaaagcacaaattactaatattagAAGAAAGAGGGACCATCACTATAGATcctatatatattaaaagaataaggGAATGTTATAAACAACCTTGTGCCAATAACATTAACAATTTCAATGAAGCAAGCAAACTCCTTCAGTATAACACAAACTTCCACAGCTTacttaagaagaaatagataacctgaatagcaCATTATTTACTAAAGAAATTGATTTTATAGTTAATATATAGTTAATTTAATCATCCCACAAAGACAACTCCAGGGCCAGAAGGCTTCACTGGCATATTCAACTATATGGCTAAGGAAGAGATAGTGCCAATGCTacaaacttccaaaaaattgaagagaacacttcccaattcattttatgaagctgaCATTACCCTGATTACTACAAGCTGACAAGATGTTATAAGGAAATAATACTATAgatcaatatccctcatgaacatggacacaaaaattctcaacaaaatattaggaaattaaACCCAGCAAGATATAAAAATGATGATATCATCATGACCAAGTCgggtttgtcccaggaatgcaagattggctcaacatttgaaaatcaattaatctaACTCAACCAATCAATAGACtggagaagaaaaaccacatgatcatctgaCTGGAGGCAGAAAAAGCActagacaaaattcaatacctattCATGATGAAAACTGTTAAgcaaattaagaattaaaaagggcttcctcaacctgataaagggtagctacaaaaaacctacagctaacatcatgcttGATGAGAGACTGAATTCTTtcacactaagatcaggaacaatgtGAGGATGTCCACTCCCTCCACTCCTAGTCAATATCACAAAATATCCTGGAGGTCTtagccagtgcaataaagcaagagaaaaaaatggcataCAGATTAGAAAGAAACATATAAAGTTGACTGTATTTGCAGGCATGGTTATCTAGATTAAAAAGTCCTAGAGAGTCTACAAAAAAGCAACTAGAACTATTatgtgagtttagcaaggtcCCCAATTAGTAGGTTAATATATAAGATGTCATCAGAAAATCCTagctatataaactatataaaattaaccatagaaagctttccttttctgtgcaggaaatacatagcttttttttttttttttttttttttttggctgcgttgggtcttcgttgctgtgcgcgggctttctctagttgcgctgagtgggggctactcttcgttgcggtgcacaggcttctcattgcggtggcttctcttgttgcagagcacagctctaggcgcgcgggcttcagtagttgtggctcgcaggctctgtagttgtggcacacgggtctagttgctctgcggcatgtgggatcttcccggaccagggcttgaacctgtgttccctgcattagcaggtggattcctaaccactgcgccaccagggaagcccaatacatAGCTTTTACAATGTAAATAGTGTGTGTGCTTCCTGACTGTCCTTTGTGGTTTGTGAGAAGTGCTGATCGCAATATGTCTTCAGGAAATGCCAAAATTGGGCACCGTGCCCACCAGTTCAAAGCAACTGCTGTAATGCCAGATGGTCAGTTCAAAGATATCAGCCTATCTGACTACAAAGGAAAATATGTCGTGTTCTTCTTTTACCCTCTTGACTTCACCTTTGTGTGCCCCACGGAGATCATTGCTTTCAGTGATAGGGCAgaagaatttaagaaactcaACTGCCAAGTGATTGGTGCTTCTGTGGATTCTCACTTCTGTCACCTGGCATGGAACAACACACCCAAGAAACAAGGAGGACTGGGACCCATGAACATTCCCTTGATATCAGACCCCAAGCGCATCATTGCTCAGGACTATGGAGTCTTAAAGGCCGATGAAGGCATCTCATTCAGGGGCCTTTTTAATATTGATGATAAAGGTATCCTTCGACAGATCACCATAAATGACCTTCCTGTTGGCCGTTCTGTGGAGGAGACACTGAGACTAGTTCAGGCCTTCCAGTTTACTGACAAACATGGGGAAGTGTGCCCAGCTGGCTGGAAGCCTGGCAGTGATACCATCAAGCCTGATGTCCAGAAGAGCAAAGAATATTTCTCTAAGCAGAAGTGAGCATTGGGCCATTTTAGGGCCAGGCTGCAGCAGGTGGCCATGAGAGCAAAACCTCTTTTGTACTACTGTCATGCTTCAAACACAAGACCTTACACTCAGCCCAGATGTGGTGTGGGACAGGACAGGCCTTTCCTGCAGGGGTTGGGGAGGCCAGCCTTTCTTCCTCTGGAGGGAATGGCCTGAGCTGTATTATGGGGCAGGCAAACTGATGTGTATAGTAGTAGGATATCACTTTTGGTCTTTTGTAGTTTTATTAAACTTGAGCTGAGACCTTGTTGATTCTTCATTTTAGGGGGACATCAGCCTTTGAGTGTAAGAGGAATTGACTTTTTGCTTTCCCTCTTTAGGGGAAAATGAGGTGTGAGAGTGCCTCAGAATCAGGAAATTATATTGAGGGGAAATGCAAGTAGATACAGGGAATGGACCTTGAAGCAAGGTGTTTCATTTCACCCTATCTGGAGAAGAGCAAGGCCTACTACAGTATTGGCCAAGGCACTGCAATTTATGCTATAGGCTGGGTTGCAAGTTAAGAGCCCAATGAGATTACTGACATTTACTTTTACACTACTGGGAGGGCTGTATGAAAACCTGAAGCCTGGCCTCTTCTGATAAATGCCTGGTACTGGTTCTGTAAAAAGATCAGAGTTAAGAGGCTTCAGTACCTTTGGAActaaaagggggagggggagacaaaCACAGCGCTGGTGTTCATAGGGTAGGCTTTCTGTGTCAAAAGCACagtgctgggggcttccctggtggcgcagtggttgagaatccgcctgccaatgcaggggacacaggttcgagccctggtctgggaagatcccacatgccgcggagcaactaggcccgtgagccacaactactgagcctgcgcgtctggagcctgtgctccgcaacaagagaggccgcgatagtgagaggcccgcgcaccgcgatgaagagtggcccccgctcgccgcaactagagaaagccctcgcacagaaacgaagacccaacagagccaaaaataaataaataaataaactccaatctctttaaaaaaagaaaagcacggTGCTGAGCACCTCGTGGCTTCCCTGGGCTTCTGTCCTTGATTTACGGGTAGTTCACGTCCTCATATCATTGTCCTGAGGGAGGGTTATCAGTGGGGCAAAGGTGGATCCCTCCTGGGCTCTTGAGGCAGAGTCAGGACTGAGAATCCTTCTGTGTATCATGTGCTGCCCTTCTGGACACCTTCCAGACACGGCTGCCCGAGCCTACCTACCCCTCCAGCCTTCAGACAAGCAAGAACTTTGAGCAGTAGTGTGGGATTCCTGGGGCCTTCAGTAAtagcttattatatgccaggcactatttcgTATTTATTCAGTCTCCATAATAACCCTCTGAGGCAGGTACCGTTATTTAGGGGATAGCTGCTTCTTAAGCCCTGTAACAAGTAGCATCTTGAAGCACTGCAGAGAAATGGTAACAGGTAATAATCCCATATTCCAAGGCAGTTGGCAAGTCTGGATCTGCTTTGGTCTTTTGACCAAACTTCTTTGAGCCTTGTTATCTTCATTTAAGATCTCTACTATAATGCTTTATCAAAAATGATCATCTTGTACCCAATAAAATCTTGTCTAGCCAAATAAgtccaaaaaatacataaataaaataaaataaaataaaatgtaaataatagtcCTCCCAAGAGTCATGTGACTTATGAATTTGCCAATGGAAGAACCTTGCTTGTGTGTGAGACCCCTAGAGAAAACTAAATACTAATAAaacagcacttaaaaaaaaaaaaaggtcaatttagccataagaaagaatgaaataatgccatttgcagcaacatggatagatctagagattatcatactaagtgaagtaagtcagaaagagaaagacaccctatgatatcacttgtatgtggaatctaaaatacgacacaaatgaacgtatctacaaaacaaaaacagactcacagacatagagaacagacttatggttgccaagggggaggggagggtggagagggatggattgggagtttgggatgagcagatgggaactattatatatagaatggataaacaaccagATCGTACTGTaaggcacagggaactatattcaatatcctgtgagaaaccatatggaaaagaatatgaaaaagaacatatatacatgtataactgcatcactttgctgtagagcagaaattaacacaacagtgtaaatcaattatatgtcaacaaaatatatttttttaaaaaagctgattTAGACAAGTAATCATAATGTGAGTTTGTGAGTTTCTAAATTTAACACAGCTTGAATTTCAGATGACCAGGCAATACCCTACACCAAATAATTCATGGGCTGAGGACCAGCAGAGCACCCGCCTCTGGGTGTATTCTGCTAAGACCAGTAAAACCAGCTAGCACAGTACCTGGACCCCCTTCTCCCACTGACCGGTGTACTCTTCATTAGCTGTCAGCCACCTCATCCTGCCTTCCCCATGACGCATATTGTTCTCCCACTGACCTTCATATATATTTCCAGATTTGTAACTaggacaaacaaaaattaaaaacaatcagTTATCTCATGTACAACATTTACCTTTAAAACTTTCTTAAACTTTCTCCCTAAATACCTTTGAAGAAATCCAGTCCTTGTGCCCATACAATCTTCCCTGTATTTAAATTCAATGAATAGGCATGTGGTCCATAAAAACAATCATCTGGGTGGGTGCAGGGGTGGGTAGAATAAATCACTTTGTAAAAACATCTGATTACTTAATAAGGTGACAGTGGGTAAGAACagtgtttttaatctttttaagtaATTCCCTATAGTATTATGATTGGTTAATATTTTGCCCCCAAatattttaatccttaaaatatttGGCTCCATCAGCTCAATCTAAAATCAAGTCGATATGTCAATATTCCTCAGAAAATATGAAACTAATAATGGAGACCCATGattaatatagaaaacaaaggGAGGCGGTTTCTACGTATAATAAAGTGAAACAGTATGATTAGACATCATATTTAATATGgtgtttttctaaattttccgAAGAATACTTCATCCCTGTTGAGATTATATTGGGGTTAATTTAAATATTCCACCCTGCTTATATAGAAAACGTGTTCTCTGTAAGTTCTGCGCCTTATCTTTAAATACCCTATGTGAAAGTTATCTGGGCCCACAAACGCTTTTCGCCAACACCCCAAACATGGTGGGGGGATACCTACCACCTTATCCCCCAGCCCTTTTTGATGTTGTGCAACCAGTCTCCCTCGTACCAAGAGGTGCCCTCTTGATTGTAATAAATGGAGCCCTAGAACAAagaatatcatttttataaaatcatcAAGCCTCATAaaacaaatgcttttttaaaggtaaagatTAAAATGTATGATTTTAAGGAGTCTAAATGATACAGAAAATGTCATCCTTAGGTAAGACATATAATCCGTGTTATGTTTCTGGTTTTTGATTAAGAATACTGTAAAGTGCCCACCAAGTGAGAATGAGATAATGTCACAAATCAGTTACCCCTGAATAACAAAGTGTCACATACGGGATGAAACGACTACATCCATTACATTCAGTATATTCAGTAATTATTAGTCAAATAAGTACCTAAAGAAATCCTATTTTGTTGTTACCTAAAGTGAAGAGTAGTACCTTCCTTATAACCGAAGGTCACTCTCTTCTATGTACCAAAACCAGtttgttttatccattttgaCATCTTATTTTACTGCCTCCGAGCATAAGTGAACACggcataatttttctttgatgaTTCCTTTAAGGGAGTGGGAGTAGCCACTGTGCAAAGCATTTGGATCTACGCTAAATGGCCTCAAATTGCTTGTTTATTCACTggtttatttctgtgtgtgtgtgtgagttttccATCTTCTTCCTCATTATCACGCTAACTTGTTCCTTCTTGCAGCCATCCTGGTGCCTCCATCTAGAAGTCACCATCCCCAACTCTCCCAAATATCTGAACTGATCTGCTTtgagctaaaaaacaaaacaacagaatgcagaACACAAGGGAACAGTCTAAATCTGAGTAAGGTGATAATTATGAAGacagactttctttttcttttgacattttctAAAAACAGTGCTACAGTATTTTATCATCCTATGTAAAAGTGAAACAATAGTACCAGAAACAGCAACCTCGCTTCAAAGTACCTATAacctacattgctggtgagagtgtaaaCTGGGttagccaccatggaaaacagtttggtggtccttcaaaatgttaaacatcaaGTTACCgtaggacccagcaattccacccctaggtatatacccaaaagaactaaaaacaagTACTCAAATAAACCTTTGCACTCAtagtcatagcagcactattcacagtagccaaaagatggaaacagcccacatgtccatcaatggatgaatggataaacaaaatgtggtccatccg
It includes:
- the LOC133103255 gene encoding peroxiredoxin-1-like, producing the protein MSSGNAKIGHRAHQFKATAVMPDGQFKDISLSDYKGKYVVFFFYPLDFTFVCPTEIIAFSDRAEEFKKLNCQVIGASVDSHFCHLAWNNTPKKQGGLGPMNIPLISDPKRIIAQDYGVLKADEGISFRGLFNIDDKGILRQITINDLPVGRSVEETLRLVQAFQFTDKHGEVCPAGWKPGSDTIKPDVQKSKEYFSKQK